In one window of Myxocyprinus asiaticus isolate MX2 ecotype Aquarium Trade chromosome 43, UBuf_Myxa_2, whole genome shotgun sequence DNA:
- the LOC127434040 gene encoding WSC domain-containing protein 1-like yields the protein MAKPFYRLQHFLRRAQLLLLFLGVAYIVAESVLLLQRSSVVMFERETDTVALPSLQAPAKALEVPGERWFNRRKGAGVIQDVENQPLDPSGSRMDQSHLVSRNLEIRHLRRHWFHSNGAEQQSYTERNLLHKDGRHKGTYIGCFINNETEHALGGTILYDFRKMTSALCQDTCSESGFRYAGLEYGAECHCGNRVCARRARREDCNLECRGQKGSPCGGVGRLSVYRVEDQLPGQRRYRTIHYYGCFNRPKNSTADFLIQTSWMKNTPQQCIETCTDQELSLALLRGRDCFCSHAPFLFTMQMSEQEHMCGRGNQTNHTSIYDLDYFWVYSTPVLDAKCKERTFLPQKSRPLVALSSFPGAGNTWLRHLIELATGFYTGSYYFDGSLYNKGFKGEKDYWQSGRVICVKTHESGQREIEMFNSAILLMRNPYRSLMAEFNRKCAGHLGYASDIHWKSKEWSEFVDSYSSWWVSHALTWLRFAHRLLVIHFENLQKDFLPQLKTITTFLNISIPDERLLCLESNRDGHFKRSGSHSLTFDPFTPEMRACIDKHIRTVDEALRHRNLSGLPQEYMPR from the exons ATGGCCAAACCGTTCTATAGACTGCAGCACTTCTTAAGGCGGGCTCAGTTGCTCCTCCTCTTCTTGGGCGTGGCTTACATCGTGGCAGAAAGTGTGCTACTGCTTCAACGCTCCAGTGTGGTAATGTTTGAAAGAGAAACAGATACTGTCGCACTCCCCTCCCTACAGGCACCAGCTAAAGCCCTGGAGGTACCTGGTGAAAGATGGTTCAACAGGAGGAAGGGTGCCGGAGTAATTCAGGATGTGGAGAACCAACCTCTTGATCCTTCTGGCAGCAGAATGGACCAGAGCCACCTCGTGTCTCGTAACCTGGAGATCAGACATCTGAGACGCCATTGGTTCCACAGTAATGGAGCTGAACAGCAAAGCTACACTGAACGCAATCTATTACATAAGGATGGCAGACATAAAG GGACCTATATTGGATGTTTCATAAACAATGAAACGGAGCATGCACTTGGTGGAACCATTCTTTATGACTTCCGTAAAATGACCAGTGCTTTGTGTCAGGACACCTGCTCAGAGAG TGGGTTCCGGTATGCTGGGCTGGAATATGGAGCGGAGTGCCATTGTGGTAATCGTGTTTGTGCCCGTCGAGCTCGGAGAGAGGACTGCAATCTGGAGTGCCGGGGACAGAAGGGCTCCCCCTGCGGAGGGGTGGgccgtctgtctgtctacagagTTGAGGATCAGCTTCCAGGACAGAGGAGAT ACAGAACGATCCACTACTACGGCTGTTTCAACAGGCCAAAGAACTCTACTGCTGACTTCCTGATCCAGACCTCTTGGATGAAAAACACGCCTCAACAGTGTATAGAGACCTGCACAGATCAG GAGCTGTCTTTGGCTTTATTGAGAGGTCGGGATTGTTTCTGCAGCCACGCCCCCTTTCTTTTCACAATGCAGATGAGTGAGCAGGAACACATGTGTGGGAGGGGCAACCAAACAAACCACACTTCCATTTATGACCTGGACTACTTTTGGGTCTACAGTACTCCTGTGCTGG ATGCAAAATGCAAAGAACGCACATTTCTGCCCCAGAAATCCAGGCCCCTTGTAGCCCTCTCCAGCTTTCCAGGGGCAGGAAACACCTGGTTACGTCATTTGATTGAGCTGGCCACTGGATTCTACACTGGCAgttattactttgatggttcTTTATACAACAAAG GTTTTAAAGGAGAGAAGGATTACTGGCAGAGTGGGAGAGTCATCTGTGTCAAGACTCACGAGAGCGGCCAGCGAGAGATTGAAATGTTCAACTCTGCCATTCTGCTAATGCGAAATCCTTATCGCTCTCTGATGGCAGAGTTCAACCGCAAGTGTGCCGGACACCTGGGCTACGCGTCAGACATTCACTGGAAAAGCAAAG AATGGTCTGAGTTTGTGGACAGTTATTCATCCTGGTGGGTGTCTCATGCTCTGACCTGGCTGCGATTTGCCCATCGCCTGCTTGTGATACACTTTGAGAATCTTCAGAAAGATTTTCTCCCTCAGTTAAAGACTATTACCACTTTTCTGAACATCAGCATTCCAGATGAAAGACTTCTATGTTTGGAAAGCAACAGAGATGGACATTTTAAACGCTCTGGATCTCATAGTCTGACCTTTGATCCCTTCACCCCTGAGATGAGAGCTTGTATAGATAAACATATCCGCACAGTAGATGAAGCCCTCAGACACAGAAATCTCAGCGGCCTACCACAGGAGTACATGCCCAGATGA